One window of Saccharopolyspora phatthalungensis genomic DNA carries:
- a CDS encoding sugar-binding transcriptional regulator — protein sequence MVESAPLPEGEPSAAERLALERNDETTLAITIARRYYFQEQSKVTIGRALGLSRFQVARLLQEARRDGLVRIEIGRPGRIDDELSDQLRKRLGIQRAVVVETSGRTAREFVGKALADTLAEESTEGATVGLTWSRATAVMAEHIRRLRAGVVLQLGGAMYPPEGVPGSVEVVRAVAAASGSPAYPIYAPLLASDAQTAEGLRRQPEIAAAIERFAALDIAVLSVGAWQPGGSAVYDLLTSAERAEQKRAGACGEISGRLFDRDGTLLPGDVDERVVGIDAEQLRAVPKLITSSTGTDRAEATRAAVAAGFVHTLVVDDELAKALL from the coding sequence GTGGTCGAATCGGCACCGCTGCCCGAGGGCGAACCCTCGGCGGCCGAGCGGCTGGCCCTGGAGCGAAACGACGAAACGACGCTCGCCATCACGATCGCGCGGCGCTACTACTTCCAGGAGCAGTCGAAGGTGACCATCGGCCGGGCGCTCGGGCTCAGCCGCTTCCAGGTCGCGCGGCTGCTGCAGGAAGCACGGCGGGACGGGTTGGTGCGCATCGAGATCGGCCGTCCGGGGCGAATCGACGACGAGCTGTCCGACCAGCTGCGCAAACGCCTGGGCATCCAACGCGCGGTCGTGGTCGAGACCTCCGGCCGGACGGCGCGGGAATTCGTCGGCAAGGCCCTCGCCGACACCCTCGCCGAGGAGTCGACCGAAGGCGCGACGGTCGGTCTGACCTGGAGCCGGGCCACCGCCGTCATGGCCGAGCACATCCGGCGGCTACGGGCCGGTGTCGTGCTCCAACTCGGTGGCGCCATGTATCCGCCGGAGGGGGTGCCCGGCTCGGTGGAGGTGGTGCGCGCGGTGGCGGCGGCCAGCGGCAGCCCGGCATACCCGATCTATGCGCCGCTGCTGGCCTCGGACGCCCAGACCGCCGAAGGGCTGCGCCGGCAGCCGGAGATCGCCGCCGCGATCGAGCGGTTCGCGGCGCTGGACATCGCGGTGCTGTCGGTGGGTGCGTGGCAGCCCGGTGGCTCGGCGGTCTACGACCTGCTCACCTCGGCTGAGCGCGCCGAGCAGAAGAGGGCCGGGGCCTGCGGCGAGATCTCCGGTCGGCTCTTCGACCGGGACGGCACCCTGTTACCCGGTGACGTCGACGAACGGGTGGTCGGCATCGACGCCGAACAGCTGCGGGCCGTGCCAAAGCTCATCACGTCCAGCACGGGCACCGACCGCGCCGAGGCCACCCGGGCGGCAGTGGCGGCGGGTTTCGTGCACACCCTGGTCGTCGACGACGAGTTGGCCAAGGCCCTGCTGTAG